In Desulforegula conservatrix Mb1Pa, one genomic interval encodes:
- a CDS encoding GTP-binding protein: MAVVNLKDREIECKIVFYGPGRCGKTTNLEYIFKAFKKQVSGEMVSINTEGDRTLFFDFLPIGLGKINGCDVKVQLFTVPGQQQYSSTRKLVLKGVDGVVFVADSLKVRREKNMISLKDLQQNLKDYGMNIAKVPLVLQYNKRDLEQEGIPLMPLEQMESELNRQLQVPSFPASAVSGDGVGQTLKACLKLTLESLQRQFQWAK; this comes from the coding sequence ATGGCTGTAGTCAATCTGAAAGACAGAGAGATCGAATGCAAGATAGTCTTTTATGGCCCAGGTCGATGTGGTAAAACCACAAATCTTGAATATATTTTCAAGGCCTTTAAAAAACAGGTCTCGGGCGAAATGGTATCGATAAATACAGAAGGTGATCGAACACTTTTTTTTGACTTTCTCCCCATCGGATTAGGGAAAATTAACGGTTGTGATGTCAAGGTTCAGCTTTTTACTGTTCCTGGCCAGCAGCAGTATAGTTCGACCAGAAAGCTTGTTCTAAAGGGAGTCGATGGCGTAGTTTTTGTGGCGGATTCCTTAAAAGTCAGACGTGAAAAAAATATGATTTCCCTAAAGGATCTTCAGCAGAATTTGAAGGATTATGGAATGAATATAGCTAAAGTTCCGTTGGTCCTTCAATACAATAAAAGGGATCTTGAGCAGGAGGGAATCCCCTTAATGCCTCTTGAGCAGATGGAAAGCGAACTTAACAGGCAGCTGCAGGTGCCTTCTTTCCCGGCCAGCGCTGTATCAGGCGATGGAGTTGGTCAGACTCTAAAAGCATGTCTGAAGCTTACCCTCGAATCTCTTCAGCGTCAATTCCAATGGGCGAAATAG